The nucleotide sequence ttaaaaacaactcCAGAAACAGAATTTTTTAGGGAAATTTACGTTGCAGATACTTACACGATCAAAAATCGAAATTACTTAACTTGTATTGATTTATACTCAAAATTTGGAACCGCGATTGAATTAAACGAAAAGGACTGGATGGAAGTTAAAAGAGATTTTTTCAAATAGTTAATTCAATGGGAAAACCCAGAACCTTGAAAACAGATAGGGATAGTGCTTTTATGAGTATAGCGCTTAAAATTGGCTGGACACAGAAAACGTAAatattcagataacaacaagtaTAAATGGAGTATCAGATGTAGAAAGATTACACAAAACAATTAACGAAAAAATACGTGTGATCGAGACCAGCGACAATACGGAAAATAAACTTATGAAAATGGAAGTAATAAATAAAGATCATTTTGAGGAAACTAACAGAGGTCGAAAGATAAAACATTACAAAACAAACTTCCAGAGACAAAAGAAagttaataaaagtaaatatttgcagtaggacccagatcaagacccACCGCTTTGACTTTCATCTTTCTGACATCAACGTTAATAATAATGATGCCAATGGGTAACAATCAATTTATAGAAATTAACCCTATAAAATCATACAATGGCTATTTGGCATTTATGACCGACACAATCAACATCCCAGATAGTTTTGAACACCATTGCCTCACAATTAATATAACAAAAACGGAAGAAACTTACAAAAACTTGTTATCACAAGCGTTTGGCTTTAAGCAAATATTGcagattaaatatttaacgGAAAAACTACAAATAGAAATTaatgggttaaaaattgtTAGGAGGAACAAAAGAGGATTAGCTTTTTTTGTAGGAACAGCTTACAAATATCTTTTTGTAACATTagataataatgataaagaagaattagaagaaaaaatcaaagtaATAGCTCAAAACAGTGTACAGGTAAACgaactaaataatataatcGATTCAGTTAACAAAGGCATCgatataataaacaaacatCTCAAATACAAAGAAAACGAAAATAATTCTTGAAGTATTGTTTTTGACCTGAAAATGGGAATGCAGTTAGCAAGATTAGGAATATTCAATCCAAAGTGATTAAAACACGACTACTTGACAAACATTAATTCTGAGATACTTCTGAACATAAAAACCTCAACTTGGCTTAGGTCAGATTCAAACGAAATTTTAATTGTATCCCACATACCCAGAGAAATAAAGAAACTTCCCGTATACGAAATATTACCTTATCcagatgaaaataataaaatattacaagaTTACACCCAAACAAATATTACCTATACAGAAACAGTTTATATAACAAAGAACCAAAAAAAACTGTTACCAACACATGTCTTTTAGGTCTtgttaatcaaacatttaCTAGTTGCAGGTACACAAAAACGTTATTAACTACCCAAATTAATTATGTATGTGGGAATCGTTAGATTCACAATGTTTTATTGGGATAAAGTTTAAACATAGAAGTGCTTAGATTAAATTTTACAGAGTTCTGTTTGTCTCATGAATTGTATTCTTGTCTTCACGAACGCTAAACGACGACTCCCCGCTCACTCGTGTAGGTATCGGCGGCATTAAAAGAATCGAGTACTTTATCGAGGATTTTAGATTGCAAACTGATAAAGAGTTGCCATATAACTTAACCCGCTTCGAGTGTGCCGTGTAATAAGCCCGCCAGATTCAAATCCTACATTCGGCCCTCCTGACTGTTCATTCGCCTCGAATGGACCCGACCAAGGTTTCATATACTCGGAAACCGTAGATGTTTTAAATGGACCCTCTGAATCACCTATACGTTCTACTTCGTACCGCCCATGATCCTTTACTGCAACAATCTTGTAGGGCCCTAAAAACTTCCCCTTAAGCTTTAATCCGACACCATACTGAGTTCTTTTTATTGCTACCAAATCATTGAGTTGATAGACTCTTTCTTGTTTCCGCTTCAAATCAAACGCTTTCTTATTTTCGTCTTGTACCTTTTTGATGTTCTCCCTGGCTGTTTGGCGAAACTTCTCTCTCTTTTCATCTAGATCTTTTATCGCAAACTCCTGCATCAAGTCCTTCAGTTCATGGCAGCCGGCTAATCGCATATCAACTCCAGTTAAAAGCTTGGATGGCGTAATCTTGGTGCTTCTCGGCTCAGTGCTGTTGATAATTTGCTGAACTCGTCCCACGTATTTATACCAAGCTAATAGACTTTCATAGCTCAACTTTGCTAGCATTGGTACGACGATCTTGTGAAGTCTTTCGACTTGGCCATTTCCGCGTGGTACAACTGTCGCTATAAGCAGATGCTGTATGTTGTGTGACTCGCAGTATTCCTTGAATGCGAGAGATGTGAAAGCAGTGCCTCTGTCGGACACTATGCGGTAAGGATTTCCAAAATGTACGGCTTGCTTATCCAGACAGTTTAGAGCTTCGTCTACACCAGTGCTACGAGTTGGGTAGAGCCAGACATATTTTGAGAATCCGTCTACTATGACAAGGATGTGGTTATATCGCTTGGTCGTCATTTCCATGGGCCCGACGTGGTCGATGTGGTATGTAATGAAGGGTAAATCGCCTTTGTCAATTGAAGTTAGAAATCCCTCTTTCTTGCCGGCTTTGGCATTTACGATAATGCATCTGATGCAACTCTCGACGATTCGATCGGTTATATCTTTGATCTTGGGAATGAAATATGACCTTTCGATTATATCCTGTGTCTTTCTGGCAGAAAAGTGCCCCTGGCTATGCGCGCTCTGAATTATTTCACTTTCCATAGTCGAAGGTACTACGAGCAGCTCACGAGTCGGATCTTTGAAGAGAACGTCATTCTGTATATAGAAGTCCTGGTATGCATCCTTTTCTACAAGGTTCCGAACTGCTTTTGTCCAATCATCGTTAATCGGGGCTTCCTTTAAGCGATGAGTAATAGAGTCTCAGGGCATCAGCATGTTTCATTTGGGTCCCTGAGCGATGTTCGATATTGTAGTTGAAGTCCTGCAAGTATAAAGCCCAACGAGCTACGCGAAGAGGAACTTCCTTTTTGTTCATTGTCATTTTGAACGAGCTACAATCAGTTACGATTGTGAAATTTATGCCTAACACATAGATACGCCACTTGACTAGAGCTCCAATAATAGCCAGTACTTCCAGTTCATACGAATCGTACTTTTCCTAGAACGGTGATGTCTTTCGGCTCGTGTATTGGACTGGATGGAAAGCACTGTCTACGGGGTCCTTCTGCAGTAAGACTGCGCCAAAACCGTACTTGGACGCGTCTGTGTGGATTTCCGTTTGGAAGTTAggattatataactttaggaCTGGTTCGCTAATAAGAGCAGTCTTCAGCTTTTCAAACGCAAATTGTTGTTTCTCTCCAAATTCATACTTGGAATCGCCTCTCAGTAAATCCGACAAGGGCCTGGCAATGGATGCGTACCCGTTTATAAACTTTCGGAAGTAAGAAGTCAGACCTAGGAATCGCTGAATCGCTTTTATGTCATGTGGTGTGGGAAACTCTTTCACAGCTTGAATCTTTTCTGGACCTGGGGTGATGGTTCCACTTTGAATGATGTATCCTAGGAACTGTACTTTACTGCGCAATATTTGGCACTTACTCCAGTTGATACGTAAACCGTTCCGAGAAGCAATCTGCAAGACATCTTTCAACTTAGCAAGTCCTTCTTCAAAGCCTTGACTGGGTATGATTATATCGTCCATGTACACAACGACTACGTAAGTGGCGATGAGCTCCCTTAGAACTGCCATGATAAATCTTGTGAAAACCGCAGGTGAATTTGTTATGCCAAATGGTACATAAGGGAATTCAAATTGTCCAGATTGGGTCACAAATGATGTACATATACTTTCGAGAGCCTCGTTCAATCGGAACGTGAAAGAAGCCGTTTGTTAGATCCAAAGTAGTGAATATCTTGGACCCTTGCAGCTTGTCTAGCACGGTCTCCATATGAGCCATCGGAAAATTGTCCCGGATAATTTTCTCATTTAGTTTTCGGTAGTCACAGCACAGTCTCTTCTTTCCGTTTTTCTTGGACACCAAAACTACCGGCGATGCGTATTCTGAGGTACTTGGTTGGATGATTTTCTCTGCAAGCCAGTCCTGAACCTGATGGTCAACTGTTTTCTGGTCACAGACAGGTAAACGACGTGGATGCTTATGCTTTGCGTTGCGCTCGGGTGCATACTCTTCAATCATACTTTTGGCCGCAGACTGCTGTGACTGATTTAAATGGGATAAATCAACGTGATCAGAAACTGCTGCCTGTTCTGCACACATGCCCTTAAAGTCTTGCAGAAACTCGGACCGAAATTGATATGTTTATCTTCGTTACTTTTGGATTCATTCCGTCGCATAAACTCAGTGCCTTCTTTTGTAACTTTCAGTCCACAATATCCAGGACAGTTCTGCCCAAAATTGCGTCGAAGCCCATGTCCTCATCTGGAACCACGTGAAACTCCACCTCCATGTGCATGTTGTCCATTTCAACAGGAATGACAATGCTCCCAAAAGTTAGAACTTGACTCTCGCCTATTCCCGTCAAACACTTTTCTTTTCCGGTAAGAGTTTCGTTGCCCAGCTTGAGGAAAATGTTCCTGCGCATTAGGCATAGATCTGCGCCTGTGTCAACGAGTCCTTTGAATTGAGCGTAGGAAGATTTGATAAGTTTTAGTTCAAGGCCGGAAGCCGTAAACTCGCTTTTTGGCTTAGTGGCTGCGTTCTCCACGCGAACGGCATTAGCATTGCTCTCCTGTTTTACCTCAACCTCGACTTTGCACTGTGCAGCACGATGACCTGGCTGTCCGCGCCGATAACAATTATTGTTATCCTTCTTCTTGCAATCTTTCTTTAAATGGGACGGATCCCCGCACTTAAAGCATTTACGTACAAACTCGTGTTTTGAGTTGAAGCTTTTGGATCCTTCTGCCTCAGCTACACGCGCTTCATTTTTGTAGGGCATTTTGTATGAGCCGCGAACCTTCTTGTATACTTCAATCTGCTCCTTCAAATCCCTTATGGTTTTCGCCTGATACAACATTATTTTGTTTGTCTTAGCATCTGGAACTCCCTTCACAAAATACTCTATCAAACTCTCTTCGTCTAGGTTAACTGGCTTGGCTATTTCCATCAAAGCATACAAATATTCCTGAAGTGTCTCTCCTTTTCTCTGTGCACGTTGACTTAGCTTGCGATGAACCTCAGCAGATGATATTTTAACAGCAAATTCGCCACGTAATGCTGCCTTTAGAGAATCCCAGTTGCGAAAGTTAACCTGACTGCGAGTGAACGATTTTGCAGCCCCACTGAGCAACTGCTTAGAATAAATGAATAGTTGAAGCTGACTCCACTGCACAGTCAAAGCGAATTCCTCCAACTCCTGGATCCACTGATCTATATCTGGACTACCTGTACCTGCAAAATTTGAAACACTGCCTTCTACATCTTTAAGTGTAAACAAAGAACGGTTAATAGGCGCTGCCTGCACTGGACAATCGAGAGCGGTAGCTACAGATTCGACTCCATCCGAGTCGttgtcatcatcatcgtaCTGAATACCAAAGTGAGCTAGAAGTCGATCCTGTAAAACGTGCTTTCTACCTGCTGTGGGTAAATTAAGTTCTAGTAGCTTTGCGCGCAAATCGTCGCATCGCATTAACATTATCTCTTCGAGTTGCATTTTGAGATgaaatttccttaaaatgtaTTGATAGTAGCTTAACAGTAACGAAAAGATTATATGATTATAAATATAGATTATATGAATAACTTTTCAGTTAATGACAAATTTTGGTTTTATACATACAGTCTACTTTTACTGCTTGTGACCGACTTTCAATTTAGTTGGGTCAGCTTTCTGATTACCACCCCTTTCGATGCACTGCTTCTCAAGACAGCTTGCGTGCCAATTGGATTTTCTTCTGGACTATTCAACTTGAAAAGTTCTTGCCGTTGCTTGTCCGCTGACGTCGTTGCCTTCCACCAAGATCTGCTACTTCAAACTCAGTGCTGCTCTTTTTGGAAATCTTGCCCTCCAGATTCCGTCAACCCGCCTTTGCTCCAATGCCCGCTTCACGCTCCTGGCTTGCTCCGCTCGCCTCTGTCTATCGCTGCTCCAAACGCCTTCCACAGATCAGCCTCTGCAAGTTACCAGTTCACAGTGACTGGCTGGATCTCAGACCGACGCTCTGGGGATCTATGATGCACTACCTCCTGGACTGTAGTCGCTATTGGCTCCAAGCGTTTCCCTTGCGCGTTTTCACACACACATCTGCCGAATTCTGGTTTTTGTCGTCGTCTTTTGGACACACTGCCAAATTACCTGCGCAGTTGTCTCAAATTGTCATTTCAACAGACTTGAAATTTGGCAATCATTGTAGTTGTGTTTGTTAAAACGCACTTCTGCACTCTAATGTGTGGGTCAATCCGGGACGAGCCCCCAAATTGTGGGAATCGTTAGATTCACAATGTTTTATTGGGATAAAGTTTAAACATAGAAGTGCTTAGATTACATTTTACAGAGTTCTGTTTGTCACATGAATTGTATTCTTGTCTTCACGAACGCTAAACGACGACTCCCCGCTCACTCGTGTAGGTATCGGAGGCATTAAAAGAATCGAGTACTTTATCGAGGATTTTAGATTGCAAACTGATTAAGAGTTGCCATATAACCCGCTTCGAGTGTGCCGTTCAATAAGCCCGCCAGATTCAAATCCTACATGTATACCATAGTTACATGGAATTTGTCAAAAACTATACTAAATcaaaattgaattaaaaatgaaattgtaA is from Drosophila suzukii chromosome 3, CBGP_Dsuzu_IsoJpt1.0, whole genome shotgun sequence and encodes:
- the LOC139352759 gene encoding uncharacterized protein → MLMRCDDLRAKLLELNLPTAGRKHVLQDRLLAHFGIQYDDDDNDSDGVESVATALDCPVQAAPINRSLFTLKDVEGSVSNFAGTGSPDIDQWIQELEEFALTVQWSQLQLFIYSKQLLSGAAKSFTRSQVNFRNWDSLKAALRGEFAVKISSAEVHRKLSQRAQRKGETLQEYLYALMEIAKPVNLDEESLIEYFVKGVPDAKTNKIMLYQAKTIRDLKEQIEVYKKVRGSYKMPYKNEARVAEAEGSKSFNSKHEFVRKCFKCGDPSHLKKDCKKKDNNNCYRRGQPGHRAAQCKVEVEVKQESNANAVRVENAATKPKSEFTASGLELKLIKSSYAQFKGLVDTGADLCLMRRNIFLKLGNETLTGKEKCLTGIGESQVLTFGSIVIPVEMDNMHMEVEFHVVPDEDMGFDAILGRTVLDIVD